In Macadamia integrifolia cultivar HAES 741 chromosome 13, SCU_Mint_v3, whole genome shotgun sequence, one DNA window encodes the following:
- the LOC122058809 gene encoding LOW QUALITY PROTEIN: poly(A)-specific ribonuclease PARN-like (The sequence of the model RefSeq protein was modified relative to this genomic sequence to represent the inferred CDS: inserted 2 bases in 2 codons) has protein sequence MKKAPLGRVLAMVCLHHGSFTCTCRSFSSATSTFALKKVTKTNFDSVLEDLRTHVRDADFVSINLEMTGVTSAPWRESFKFDSYDVRYLKVKDSAEKFAVIQFGVCPFLWDASKESFVAHPHNFYVFPCKELPFDGPSFEFLCQTGSIDFLAKYQFDFNACIHEGISYLSRTQGAEVRHRFDLGYEDELSNLGCQLKEVKYTPLIGTADVPFTERMKERFNDWRDGLLQYVNGGLQIEGTXNDLKQQFQTVFFKMRPALVLNGFTSHQLRLIQLVIRKCFKDLAYVSVNGEGSIEQKLIIYTDSEDDKGLLMGEVKDGLHKEAERKIKAAVGFHHVIDLLSSERKLVIGHNCFLDIAHVYNKFFGPLXDVKELVSSFHEKFPYVIDTKHLLRTDSAIKNLMKQQNTSLSSAFDHLCPQIAFATKGSALPRLSYVKVEVQVDDLRSSSWNSGAKHEAGYDAFMTGCVFAQACSHLGIDFKLHSPSTVLARNKKLQKHMNLLYLSWNTGDIINFSSGKVTPESTGSHVNKIRNPKVIFQNIVLLWGFPSKLKPREFRECVSKVFGSESLTSIYYLDKTSAFIQFSKEEFVTAFLVLKEKLARSNDQTSVLHPLSKLLEGEHTHAAKYDVYKEICSSAISRILFADQANSVGIVSNSKFLELKEESDTREQDSFSGETKDVLNDPSYRHFSSDERRDALHIVKSQLGKRTRIEILEFSLSVCGLFTITHHWYMCYMA, from the exons ATGAAGAAAGCACCGCTAGGAAGAGTCTTAGCTATGGTCTGTCTCCACCATGGTTCTTTCACCTGTACCTGTAGGTCGTTCTCCTCTGCAACGTCGACCTTCGCTCTGAAGAAGGTAACCAAAACCAACTTTGATTCAGTCCTCGAAGATCTCCGAACCCATGTTCGAGACGCTGATTTTGTTTCCATCAATCTGGAGATGACCGGAGTCACGAGCGCTCCATGGCGAGAATCTTTTAAGTTCGATAGCTACGACGTTAGGTATCTCAAAGTGAAGGACTCTGCCGAGAAATTTGCTGTCATTCAGTTCGGAGTATGCCCCTTCCTCTGGGACGCCTCCAAGGAATCCTTCGTCGCTCATCC GCACAATTTCTATGTATTTCCTTGCAAAGAGCTTCCTTTTGATGGCCCATCTTTTGAGTTCCTCTGCCAGACAGGCTCAATTGACTTCTTGGCCAAATACCAATTTGATTTCAATGCTTGCATACATGAAG GAATATCTTATTTATCCAGAACACAAGGGGCGGAAGTACGACATCGCTTTGATTTGGGATATGAGGATGAACTATCTAATTTGGGATGCCAGTTAAAAGAAGTCAAGTATACACCATTGATTGGTACTGCAGATGTTCCTTTCACTGAGCGGATGAAAGAAAGATTTAATGACTGGCGTGATGGGCTCTTACAATATGTAAATGGGGGGCTTCAGATTGAGGGAA CAAATGACTTGAAACAACAATTTCAAACTGTCTTCTTCAAAATGCGTCCGGCTCTTGTGCTAAATGGATTCACTTCTCACCAACTGAGATTGATTCAGCTG GTCATAAGAAAATGCTTCAAAGATCTTGCTTATGTCTCTGTGAATGGTGAAGGTTCCATTGAACAAAAACTTATTATTTACACGGACTCTGAGGATGATAAAGGCTTGCTTATG GGAGAGGTAAAGGATGGGTTACACAAGGAAGCAGAAAGGAAGATTAAAGCTGCAGTTGGATTTCACCATGTTATCGACCTCCTTTCCTCAGAAAGGAAGTTGGTTATTGGTCATAACTGCTTTTTAG ATATCGCACACGTATACAACAAATTTTTTGGTCCAC CAGATGTGAAAGAATTGGTATCCTCCTTCCATGAAAAGTTCCCATACGTCATTGACACAAAGCACCTCTTGAGGACGGACAGTGCAATTAAGAATTTGATGAAGCAGCAAAACACATCACTGTCTTCAGCCTTTGACCATTTGTGTCCTCAGATTGCTTTTGCTACCAAGGGTTCTGCTTTGCCTCGTCTCTCCTATGTGAAGGTTGAGGTTCAAGTGGATGACTTGAG GTCCTCTAGCTGGAACTCAGGAGCCAAGCATGAAGCAGGTTATGATGCTTTTATGACTGGATGCGTTTTTGCTCAGGCATGCAGTCATTTAGGTATTGATTTCAAACTCCACTCCCCATCAACAGTCTTGGCTCGGAATAAGAAGCTCCAGAAGCACATGAACCTTCTATACCTCAGCTGGAATACTGGAGACATTATCAATTTTAGCAGTGGGAAGGTGACTCCAGAGTCTACTGGTTCCCATGTCAATAAAATTCGAAATCCAAAGGTGATTTTCCAAAATATTGTTTTGCTTTGGGGATTCCCCTCCAAGCTGAAGCCCCGAGAGTTCAGAGAGTGCGTCTCTAAAGTCTTTGGCTCAGAGTCTCTTACCTCCATTTACTACCTGGATAAAACTTCAGCATTCATCCAATTCAGCAAGGAAGAATTTGTGACTGCTTTCCTTGTGTTGAAGGAAAAACTAGCAAGAAGTAATGATCAGACCTCAGTCCTGCACCCTCTCTCCAAATTATTAGAAGGTGAGCATACACATGCTGCCAAGTATGATGTTTACAAAGAGATTTGCAGCTCCGCTATCTCCAGAATCTTATTTGCAGATCAAGCCAACTCAGTAGGTATTGTATCCAACTCCAAATTCCTGGAATTGAAGGAAGAATCAGATACCCGAGAACAGGATAGTTTTAGTGGGGAGACTAAGGATGTGTTAAATGATCCATCATATCGCCATTTCTCATCTGATGAAAGGAGGGATGCCTTGCATATTGTGAAGTCTCAGCTTGGGAAGCGGACTCG gatTGAAATTCTTGAATTCTCATTGAGCGTATGCGGCCTTTTTACCATCACTCATCACTGGTACATGTGTTATATGGCTTAA